One genomic region from Salvia hispanica cultivar TCC Black 2014 chromosome 2, UniMelb_Shisp_WGS_1.0, whole genome shotgun sequence encodes:
- the LOC125207647 gene encoding guanylate kinase 2 isoform X1: MGEAPAFLVEDLKSNLTNGFHLKSKGCETAVDVGCNRTYVIGDPKSESLAVRVFDKSTNEWVFPIVLGTKPKASRGHSAVVLDQDRVLVIRGGTSSEDCFWFLEVNTAFVREQKARLGTEVVAWSKGVIGEAEKPIVISGPSGVGKGTLIAKLMEEFPLMFGFSVSHTTRAPRNNEQNGVHYHFSERGVMERDIDGGKFLEFAAVHGNLYGTSVEAVDVVAEKGKRCILDIDVQGARSVRTSSLEAIFIFICPPSFEELEKRLRARGTEVEEQIQKRLRNAKAELEQGASPGLFDHILVNDDLEKCYEKLKVLLGLTNAVKTTPKSELVHVPVEHTGLKIGEKIVMKCGAAEQERFVLDLGLIRGGAPGRTRGLKIGAAEELSDSELGFLG, from the exons ATG GGGGAAGCTCCAGCTTTTCTTGTGGAGGATCTCAAGAGTAATTTAACCAACGGTTTTCACTTGAAGTCGAAGGGGTGTGAAACTGCTGTTGATGTTGGTTGTAATAGAACG TATGTCATTGGTGACCCTAAGAGCGAATCATTGGCTGTTCGTGTTTTTGATAAGTCGACTAATGAATG GGTTTTCCCCATTGTGTTGGGAACAAAACCTAAGGCATCAAGGGGCCACTCAGCTGTCGTCTTAGATCAGGATCGAGTTCTGGTCATTAGGGGGGGCACGTCCTCTGAGGATTGCTTTTGGTTTCTGGAG GTTAATACTGCGTTTGTGAGAGAACAGAAGGCAAGATTGGGGACTGAGGTGGTTGCATGGAGTAAAGGAGTGATTGGTGAAGCTGAAAAACCTATTGTCATCAGCGGTCCTTCCGGTGTTGGTAAGGGTACGCTCATTGCCAAACTGATGGAAGAATTTCCATTGATGTTTGGGTTCTCAGTAAGCCACACCACTCGTGCTCCAAGGAATAATGAGCAGAATGGAGTCCACTACCATTTCAGTGAGCGTGGTGTCATGGAGAGAGACATAGATGGTGGGAAATTCCTCGAGTTTGCAGCTGTCCATGGGAACCTATATGGAACCAGTGTAGAAGCTGTTGATGTCGTTGCTGAGAAAGGAAAG AGATGTATCCTTGACATTGATGTTCAAGGGGCAAGATCCGTGAGGACTAGCTCTCTGGAAGccatttttatctttatctgTCCTCCCTCGTTTGAGGAGCTAGAGAAACGCCTTCGTGCAAG GGGGACTGAGGTTGAGGAACAGATCCAAAAACGACTCAGGAATGCTAAGGCGGAACTCGAGCAGGGAGCATCGCCTGGCCTCTTTGATCATATATTGGTTAACGATGATCTTGAGAAATGCTATGAAAAGCTTAAG GTGCTCTTAGGCCTCACAAATGCTGTCAAGACCACCCCAAAATCAG AGTTGGTCCATGTTCCTGTAGAACACACAGGTTTGAAAATTGGGGAGAAGATAGTGATGAAGTGCGGCGCAGCAGAGCAGGAAAG GTTTGTGCTGGATTTGGGTTTGATCAGGGGCGGGGCGCCTGGGAGGACAAGGGGCCTAAAGATCGGTGCAGCGGAAGAGCTGTCTGACTCTGAGCTAGGGTTTCTTGGCTAA
- the LOC125207647 gene encoding guanylate kinase 2 isoform X2: MGEAPAFLVEDLKSNLTNGFHLKSKGCETAVDVGCNRTYVIGDPKSESLAVRVFDKSTNEWVFPIVLGTKPKASRGHSAVVLDQDRVLVIRGGTSSEDCFWFLEVNTAFVREQKARLGTEVVAWSKGVIGEAEKPIVISGPSGVGKGTLIAKLMEEFPLMFGFSVSHTTRAPRNNEQNGVHYHFSERGVMERDIDGGKFLEFAAVHGNLYGTSVEAVDVVAEKGKRCILDIDVQGARSVRTSSLEAIFIFICPPSFEELEKRLRARGTEVEEQIQKRLRNAKAELEQGASPGLFDHILVNDDLEKCYEKLKVLLGLTNAVKTTPKSEHTGLKIGEKIVMKCGAAEQERFVLDLGLIRGGAPGRTRGLKIGAAEELSDSELGFLG, translated from the exons ATG GGGGAAGCTCCAGCTTTTCTTGTGGAGGATCTCAAGAGTAATTTAACCAACGGTTTTCACTTGAAGTCGAAGGGGTGTGAAACTGCTGTTGATGTTGGTTGTAATAGAACG TATGTCATTGGTGACCCTAAGAGCGAATCATTGGCTGTTCGTGTTTTTGATAAGTCGACTAATGAATG GGTTTTCCCCATTGTGTTGGGAACAAAACCTAAGGCATCAAGGGGCCACTCAGCTGTCGTCTTAGATCAGGATCGAGTTCTGGTCATTAGGGGGGGCACGTCCTCTGAGGATTGCTTTTGGTTTCTGGAG GTTAATACTGCGTTTGTGAGAGAACAGAAGGCAAGATTGGGGACTGAGGTGGTTGCATGGAGTAAAGGAGTGATTGGTGAAGCTGAAAAACCTATTGTCATCAGCGGTCCTTCCGGTGTTGGTAAGGGTACGCTCATTGCCAAACTGATGGAAGAATTTCCATTGATGTTTGGGTTCTCAGTAAGCCACACCACTCGTGCTCCAAGGAATAATGAGCAGAATGGAGTCCACTACCATTTCAGTGAGCGTGGTGTCATGGAGAGAGACATAGATGGTGGGAAATTCCTCGAGTTTGCAGCTGTCCATGGGAACCTATATGGAACCAGTGTAGAAGCTGTTGATGTCGTTGCTGAGAAAGGAAAG AGATGTATCCTTGACATTGATGTTCAAGGGGCAAGATCCGTGAGGACTAGCTCTCTGGAAGccatttttatctttatctgTCCTCCCTCGTTTGAGGAGCTAGAGAAACGCCTTCGTGCAAG GGGGACTGAGGTTGAGGAACAGATCCAAAAACGACTCAGGAATGCTAAGGCGGAACTCGAGCAGGGAGCATCGCCTGGCCTCTTTGATCATATATTGGTTAACGATGATCTTGAGAAATGCTATGAAAAGCTTAAG GTGCTCTTAGGCCTCACAAATGCTGTCAAGACCACCCCAAAATCAG AACACACAGGTTTGAAAATTGGGGAGAAGATAGTGATGAAGTGCGGCGCAGCAGAGCAGGAAAG GTTTGTGCTGGATTTGGGTTTGATCAGGGGCGGGGCGCCTGGGAGGACAAGGGGCCTAAAGATCGGTGCAGCGGAAGAGCTGTCTGACTCTGAGCTAGGGTTTCTTGGCTAA